In Candidatus Wallbacteria bacterium, the genomic stretch TGTTGCTTACTCTCTTTTCTTCCGACATTCTGGATGCCGAGACTTTTTCCGTTTCTTCATCCACCGATTTTTCCGTTGAGAAACAGCCGGAGCTCTCCATCACACTGGTCGGAAACATGGTGTTTTCTCCAGTCTCAGTACCTTCGACGGCAACCGATATTCAGCTTCTTCCCCTGGCAGTCAACACCAATGGCAATGGCAGTGCGGCTCAATTTACTGTCAGCGGAAAACCAGGGCAGTGTTTTATAGTCACAGTACAGGATGAAGCAACCTATCTCACCTTGGGCACTGCGAACCCAATTTTGATCGATAGATTCAGGCTCGGCGAAGGCGAAGGTGGATGCGGAGATGGTGGTGAAAGGCTGTATATCAGCACTTTCAGGACAGGCGGCAATACCATCTATGTCGGCTGTACTCTGCACATGGCAGCCTTTCAGGCAGCAGGCAGCTACACAGGTTCCAACAACCTGCTTTTAAGCTACAATTAACTGGATTGCGCACAGATTTATTGTTTTTACATAAGTGATCTGTTATTATTAACTTCATCCTGTTGAAACCATCGGTCACTTCATTCCTGCGAGTTTAATCTCCAGAACGTCGGCAAAGCGGGGAAGCAGGACTTACTGAAATACAGCTTATCTGGAGGCATCATGACAATCAAACACATGTTTCTGTTTGTCTTTTTAGTCAGCTTCTGCTTTCCACTTTTTGCGGAAAACATGAATTACTCCATCTCACCCACCATGTTCGAATTGAACCTGGCAGAAGGAAATGCCGGGGTCCTGGTGATTTCCAACAAGTCGTCAATGCCGTGCAGGCTGCAGATCGAACCGAGTTACTTCACTCCAGGCCAGCTGCTCCTGGGAGAACATTTGAAACCAGAGACTGCCGGTCTGGAAGACATTTCTCCGCAGATCCTGGTAAGCCCGAAAGTCGTGAGACTCGCGCCCTTTTCCAAGCGCGAAGTCCGCTACTGGATCAAGCCGTCCGCAAAAACAGCGGGTGAATACAGGGCAAGCCTTGTTTTCAGGCCGCAGACAGGGGAAGTGGAGAGCAATTCCACTGAAGTCAAAGGTGTGGAAACAAAAATGTCCTGGAATCTGATTATCAGGGTTCCGGTCTATGCCACGAGCGGCGAGCGCGGCCTGTCCGAACTGGCTGTGAAACCTGAGTTCATCTCTCAGGGGCAGACCGAGGAAGTCAGGCTCTGGATTACAAATCCCACTCCCTGGAGATATCCGGTTAAGTTCGAATTTCTGGGTTCAGACAATTCTCTTCTCGCTGCCAGGGAAACAGTGGTGCTTAGGGAAAGCCGCTGCGAACTGACAGTCAGCTTGAATAAAAAGTCCAGGGGCGGAGTGCTGGTCCGCTGGTCGTC encodes the following:
- a CDS encoding DUF4402 domain-containing protein, coding for MFIKITILILILLLTLFSSDILDAETFSVSSSTDFSVEKQPELSITLVGNMVFSPVSVPSTATDIQLLPLAVNTNGNGSAAQFTVSGKPGQCFIVTVQDEATYLTLGTANPILIDRFRLGEGEGGCGDGGERLYISTFRTGGNTIYVGCTLHMAAFQAAGSYTGSNNLLLSYN